Genomic DNA from Burkholderia plantarii:
GGCGTCACGCGCGCCGTGCATCCGTGCATGATTCACGGCGCCCCCGTGGCGGGGCGAGCGCGAACGCTCAGGCCGCGGCCGATGCGTGGCGACGCACCCAGTGCGCGTAGCGATCGACGAACGACTGCAGGAACTTGCGCGTGTCGTCGCTGACGATCTTGCCGTCCGCATCGATGCGGCCTTCGTCGTGCTTGATGAAGATTTCCGGCTGCGCGAGCGTGGCGACATCGAGATAGGCCAGCACGTTGCGCAGATGCTGCTGGGCCAGTGCGGTGCCGATGGCGCCCACCGAGGTACCGATCACCGCACCCGGCTTGCCGCCCCACGAATTGCTGCCCCACGGGCGCGAGGCCCAGTCCAGCGCGTTCTTCAGCACGCCCGGCATCGAGCGGTTGTATTCCGGCGTGACGAACAGCAGGCCTTGCGCCGCCTCGATCTGCTTCTTGAAGGCGCTTGCCTCGGCGGGGAACGCCGAATCGTAATCCTGGCTATACAGGGGGAGCGCGCCGATCTCGGCGAACTCGAACGCGAAATCTTCGGGGGCCAGCGACATCACGGCCTTGGCCAGGGCACGGTTGAACGACTCGCGTCGCAGACTGCCGACGACGACGGCAATGCGGTATGTCATCACATTCTCCTTCCGCTCGATTGGGAATGAGGCCGCATTCGTTCACGGACGAACGGCAACGGCCCATTTACGGGCAGGCCAGTGCAAGTCCTGCCATACGGGCGATCCGGGCAGACTTTCCACAAGGTTTTCCACAGAAACTGTGGATAACTTTGCGCTTCGCGCGGGCCGGGGGATAACCCAAAGAGGGCCGGCATCGAATCGACGGACCGCCGCGCGCCCGGACAGCATAGCGCACAAGCCCGAGCGCGGAACGTGACAAACATGGCGCGGCGCGCGGGATTCCGCGTTTCGGCCGGGGGAGCGGTGGGGTGATGAAGCGGGAGGCGGCGGGCAAAACAATGAGGCCGCCGACGGCATCGCTGCCGTCGGCGGCGTGTATTTTTTCTATTGAAAATAATAGCTATATCAATTATTCGA
This window encodes:
- a CDS encoding NADPH-dependent FMN reductase; translation: MTYRIAVVVGSLRRESFNRALAKAVMSLAPEDFAFEFAEIGALPLYSQDYDSAFPAEASAFKKQIEAAQGLLFVTPEYNRSMPGVLKNALDWASRPWGSNSWGGKPGAVIGTSVGAIGTALAQQHLRNVLAYLDVATLAQPEIFIKHDEGRIDADGKIVSDDTRKFLQSFVDRYAHWVRRHASAAA